One genomic segment of Alkalimarinus alittae includes these proteins:
- a CDS encoding helix-turn-helix domain-containing protein — MTNSNINSPQPIRDALRPVPSLVPAMLPDAISGIVFDGAERIGCQPDFSYFVSIGLPLLKRWEWPNMKTKRNCSGTTPPPEESVYNTVILAQQKVTINALITNHDGSITIQLREDYSVMLPAARVWELRHDVNYRVVTHWHTSENAQGHKHRNARYVLLPGQHKGGQ; from the coding sequence ATGACAAATTCTAATATTAACTCACCACAGCCCATTCGTGACGCTCTTCGACCAGTCCCTAGCCTCGTTCCCGCTATGTTGCCGGATGCTATTTCTGGGATCGTATTTGACGGTGCAGAGCGTATAGGTTGCCAGCCTGACTTCTCGTATTTTGTATCAATTGGGTTACCACTCCTGAAACGGTGGGAGTGGCCTAACATGAAAACCAAAAGAAACTGCAGCGGCACCACTCCACCACCAGAAGAAAGTGTTTACAACACCGTTATTTTAGCACAACAAAAAGTCACCATTAACGCTCTGATTACTAACCACGATGGTTCAATCACTATTCAGTTAAGGGAAGACTATAGCGTTATGCTGCCAGCGGCTAGGGTTTGGGAATTGCGGCACGACGTCAACTACAGAGTAGTTACCCATTGGCACACCAGCGAAAACGCCCAAGGCCATAAACACAGAAACGCGCGTTATGTGTTGTTACCCGGTCAACACAAAGGGGGCCAGTAA